CTGAAATCAGTGAGGCAATGGAAGGTGAGCGAAAAGATTTAATGGACGACCACTTGCCACATCGAAAAATGGCTGAGGTTGAATTAGCTGATGCTGTTATTCGCATTTTGGATTATGCACATGCATTCGGCTATGACATTGAAAGCGCTATTACTGAGAAGCTTGAATACAACAAGCACCGAGCAGACCATCAGCGTGAAAACAGAGCTAAGAGCGGCGGTAAGCAATTCTAAAGTGGAGTGGTAATTATGCTAAAAACTTACTTAATATTTGCCGTGTTCTGGTGCGTGTTCGCCGTAGCTGTAGGGATGTTATTCAATGGCTAAATCACCAGCAGAGCGCAAAGCAGCGCAACGTAAACGCCAGCGTGAAGCTGGCTTGGTTACTCCGCAGTGGCAAGTAGAAGCCGAAGAACACGAAATGATTAAGCGTAATTGTGCGTTGCGTAGACCGGGGCGCGAACCGTACGACGAATCGGAATACATTCAAATGCTCATACGTAACGATGATGCAAGGCTTAAGCGTGAAATTGCTAAGCTATCAAAACGTTGTTGCGGTAAGTGTGGAGAGCAGCTACCAGTAACTGAATGCTGTCTCTCTGGTGCCGCTGAGTGCTGGAATACTAAAGGGTGGCATGAGCTTAAATTAACCACGGTTGACAAATCACCATCAAAATAGAAATTTGGTTGACGCGATTTTGTCAACCGATTGATATTGTTCCGTTATGGGAATTCACATAACGACAATTCCAACCTGTCGGCATGACCGACTAGTTCAAGACCCTTATAAGGTTTGAATGTTATCTTTTGGTCGGTCATAATAACCGTAGAGGTGATGATTATGACCACAAAGAAACCACGTAAGCCACCAGCCAGAAAACCTACACCACTTAACGCTCAAATGGAGCGTTTTTGTCAGGAATATATCAAAGCCCCTGATAATCAAACTGATGCAGCTTTAGCAGCAGGCTATGCCGAAGTTAGCGCCTGTAAGCGCGCATCACAACTTATGAAAGACCCTCGCGTCATTGACCGTATCGCGCAGCTTATGCAGCAGCGAAACAAGCGCAAGAAGCTAGACGCTGACAGCGTGTTAGAGAGATTGGTTAATATGCTTGATGCGGATATTGCCGACATACTCACTAATACGGGTGATATCAAGCCAATAAAAGATTGGCCTGCAGTATGGCGAAAAAGTATTAATGCATTCGAAATAGCCGTCATTGATGAAAGAGTTACTGTTAAGAAAGTGAAGCTGTTAGATAAATTGCGCGTACTTGAAATGGTCGGTAAGCACGTAGACGTTAACGCATTCCGTGAACGCTATCAGGTCGATGTAACTATTTCCCTTGCTGATAAGTTGGCAGCAGCCCGTAAGCGTGCCACTGGTGGTGAGCAATGATTGATACCATGTCGCCAGAAGAGCAACTGATTAACGATATCGGCATGTTTACTCATGACCCGTTAAGTTATGCTCTGTACGCATTTCCGTGGGGTGAGGCTGGTACCGAACTTGAAAATGCTAATGGGCCTCGTCAATGGCAAGCGGAAGCGCTGAACGAAATAGGTGAGCACCTGCGCAACCCTGAGACACGACACCAGCCGTTACAGCTTGCTAGGGCATCAGGTCACGGTATAGGTAAATCTGCTTTCATATCGATGATTATCAAATGGGGCATGGACACCTGCGAAGATTGCAAGGTGGTTGTTACTGCCAACACCGAAAATCAGCTACGCACTAAAACATGGCCAGAGATTGCGAAGTGGCAACGCCTATCTATCACCAAGGATTGGTTTACCTGCACCAAGACCGCTATCTATTCCAATGACCCTAATCACGCTAACGCATGGCGTGCTGATGCTGTGCCTTGGTCAGAGAACAACACAGAGGCATTCGCAGGGTTGCATAACCAAGGCAAGCGTATCATTCTAATTTTTGATGAGGCTTCTAACATTGCGGATCTGGTATGGGAAGTAGCTGAGGGTGCCTTGACGGATGAGAACACAGAAATTATCTGGATAGCATTTGGTAACCCGACACGTAACACAGGGCGCTTCCGTGAGTGTTTCCGTAAGTTTAAGCACCGTTGGAAAACCAAGCAGATTGATAGCCGTACGGTTGAAGGTACCAACAAAGAGCAAATCGATAAATGGATTGAAGACCGTGGCGAGGATAGTGACTTTGTTAAAGTTCGTGTTCGTGGTATTTTCCCGTCAACATCTGAAACCCAATTCATACCTACTGGCTTAACTGATGCGGCAATGAAGCGCACAGTAACACAAGCAGAGGTATCACACGCACCAATTATCATAGGCGTTGACCCTGCATACTCCGGTGATGATGATGCTGTTATTTATATGCGACAAGGGTTACACAGTAAATGCCTGTGGACGGGTAACAAAACTACTGATGATATGGTTATGGCTAAGCGCATTGCTGACTTTGAGGATCAGTACGGTGCTGATGCTGTTCATATTGACTATGGCTACGGTACAGGTATCTACTCTATAGGTACTGGATGGGGGCGTGATTGGCAGCTTGTGCAATTCGGTAGCGCGTCTACGGACCCACAAATGCTAAATAAGCGTGGTGAAATGTATAGCAGCGCTAAAATATGGTTAAAAATAGGCGGTGCGCTTGATGACCAAGAAACAGCTGATGATTTATCCGTGGCTGAATATAAGGTTAGGGTTGATGGTAAAATTGTACTTGAACCAAAAGAAGAGATTAAAAAGCGTATCGGGCGCTCTCCGGGTAAGGGTGATGCGTTTGTCTTAACATTTGCTTACCCAGTCACCAAAAAAGAACGCAATAACATTTCTATATCTAGTCAGGGCAGTCACGTTGTTAGTGATGCTGATTACGATCCTTATGCTTAACTAACAGGCAAAAAAAAGCCCTCACAGCGAGGGCAAATGTAAGCAAAGGAAAGTCACTTGATAACGGGCAAAGGAACATCTGAATAACAACCGATAACCAAAATGTATATCTTGGTTTTATATTTGTCAAATAAGATATACAATAAATCATAAAATGTATTATTGTTTATTTTATCGAGGTGTTATATGTGCGGAAATATCCTAGGTGGCACTCCCAAGATTAAAACCCCTCCACCAGTTCAGGCGGCACCACAAGAACAGGACGAGGCTGTAGTAGGTTCACGTGATGAAGAGCTGCGCCGCCGTCGTGCTGCCGCTGGTCGTAAGTCAACATTGCTAACAGGTGCGCAGGGTACAACCAATGCTGCATCAACCAGCGGTAAAACGCTACTTGGTCAGTAACCTAACGGGGGCGGTATGAGTTTAAAGCAGGATTTATTAAAACAACTCTCACAGCTTAAGAATGAGCGCCAATCATTTGAGCCGCACTGGAAAGAGCTTGCGGAGTATACGCGCCCTCGTAGTACTCGCTTTAACACATCAGAAGTTAATCGCGGTGATAGACGTAATACGAAAATCATCGACCAAGAAGCAGCTAAATCAGAGCGTACTTTATCAAGTGGCATGATGTCAGGGATAACTAGCCCTGCCCGTAAGTGGTTCCGTTTGGCTACGCCAGATCCTGACATGATGAATTATAGTCCTGTGAAAATGTGGCTTGAAGTCGTTGAGCAGCGCATGAACGAAGTGTTCAATCGTTCCAACATCTATCAGTCATTGCCTCAGACTTATTCCGATATCGGTACTTTTGCCACCAGCGCATTAGCTGTGCTGGAAGATAACGAGCGTGTTATTCGCACCGTACCTTTTCCTATCGGTAGCTATTACATTGCCAATGGGCCTGACCTGACAGTTGATACCTGTTTCCGTGAATTCAGTATGACAGTGCGCCAGTTGGTTATGGAGTTCGGACTAGACAATGTGAGTGAGCAGGTTAAAAGCCTATGGGACTCTGGAAACTATAGCCAGTGGATTACTGTTATTCATTCAGTATACCCAAATTTAAACCGTATCAGTGGAAAGCTGGACGCTAAGAACAAGCTATTTAAATCCGTTTACTTTGAAATGGGCGGTGATAGTGAACGCGTTCTACGCGAATCAGGTTTTGATGAATTCCCTATCATGGCTCCGCGCTGGGAAGTGAACGGCGAGGACGTCTACGGTTCATCATGCCCTGGTATGATTGCACTAGGTAGCGTTAAAGCATTGCAGTTATTACAGCGCCGCAAAGCACAGCAGATTGATAAAGTGACCAATCCACCTATGCAAGCACCTGCCTCAATTAAGAATCAGCGCATTTCTCTTGTGCCGGGTGGAATAACTTACTTACCAATGGCTGGCGCTGACCAGATGATTAAACCGATATTTCAAGTGCAAGCCGACATTAACGGCTTGATTGCTGATATTGGTGATACTCGTAATCAAATCAAAGAAGCTTATTTCTCTGACCTTTTCATGATGCTACAGAACATCAACACTCGCTCAATGCCAGTTGAAGCAGTCATTGAGATGAAGGAAGAAAAGCTACTCATGTTAGGGCCTGTCTTACAGCGTTTAGATTCTGAACTACTCGACAAGTTAATTAATCGTACGTTCGCAATCATGGCGCGTAAAAACCTATTACCCGTGCCACCAGAAGAAATGCAGGGTATGCAGCTTAAGGTTGAATACATTTCTGTCATGGCACAGGCGCAGAAATCAGTTGGTGTTAGCAGTATTGAGCGTTTCGTGGGCTTTGTTGGTGGTCTGGCACAGATGAAACCAGAAGCACTCGATAAGCTGAACACTGACGAAATGATTGATAACTACGCTGAGTCAATCGGTGTTTCCCCAACTATCGTTTCATCCAATGACCAAGTAGCAGCTATTCGCCAGCAGCGTGCAGAGCAACAGCAGCAGATGCAACAAATGCAAATGGCACAAGAGGCTATTTCTGGCGCTCAGGCTCTTGGGAACACACCAATGGACGATAACAGTGCCTTAGCTGCGCTTGCTGGTGGTAGTCAATGACAAAGTTTGATGATTATACGGAAGAGGAAAAGGCAGAGATTCAGGCTGATTTAGAGCTTAAAGACAAGCTTAGAAAAGAGCGTGAAGACGATGATTTAAAACAGGTTATGAGTACTGAATATGGTCGTCGTTTTATTTGGAAAACACTATCTGCCAGTGGTGTTTTCGAAGTTTCATTTACACCTGATCCCTATATCACTTCATTCAATGAAGGTAGACGTAATAAGGGATTAGAGCTGTTTAACGATGTAATGAGTGTTTGCCCTGATCTCTATTTGGTCATGGCAGAAGAAGCCAAAGAACAGGAGAACAATCAATGAATTTATTTCAACGCTTGGTGTTTCGTCGCCTTTGTAATGAGGTTTCAGTTGATGGTGGCGAGAGTGCAGCTGCGACAACCACAGAAACTACAGCGGTTAAAACTGAAACATCAACAACAGGTGATCAGACTACGACTACTGGTACAGAAACTGATAAGGCTAATGATACGTCCAGTACTAAGCAGGAAGGTGATGACAATAAGCCAGTAAGCGCCGCACCTGAAAAGTATGAGTTTACGGCTGGTAAAGACCAAGAACTTGATACAGCAGCGGTAGCAGCGTTTGAGCCTATCGCGCGTGAACTTGGTTTAAGCAACGAGCAGGCGCAAAAGATTGTTGACGTGTACGGCTCTACGATTATGCCGCAACTAGTTAAGCAGCAAGCCGATGAATGGCAGAAGCAAGTAACTGGTTGGGCTGAAACAGTCAACGCAGATAAGGAAGGGCTTGGCTCTACAGAATCGATTGGTAATGCACAAAAGGCGTTGGATCAATTCGGTTCACCTGAGCTTAAAAGTTATTTGGTAGAAACAGGTTTAGGTAATCATCCTGAGCTTGTCCGTGTTTTTTCAAAGATTGGCAAGGCTATGTCTGAGGACGGTTTTGTTAGTGGCAGCAGTGAAAACGCTCGCAGTGCTGCGGATGTTCTTTTTGGTGATAGCAAATAAGGTATAGGAGAAAATTATGCCTCAAGCTCTAACATTGGCTGACTGGGCTAAGCGTCAAGACCCAAACAGCAAGCAAGCGAAGATCGTTGAACTGCTCAATCAGTCTAACGAAATTCTTGATGATATGGTGTTTTCAGAAGGTAACTTACCTACAGGCCACCGTACAACTGTCCGCACAGGTTTACCAGAGGCCACATGGCGTATGTTGAACTACGGTGTGCCGCCAAGTAAATCAACTACCGCACAAGTTACAGACTCTATAGGCATGCTGGAAACTTACTCAGAAGTTGATAAAGAGCTTGCTGATATGAACGGTAATACAGGTGAGTTTTTATTATCAGAAGCACAGGCCTTCATTGAATCCATGAACCAGCAAATGGCTGAAACATTGTTTTATGGTGACACTACTGTGCATCCTCAGCGCTTCACTGGACTAGCCGCACGCTTCAATGATTTAGGCGCTAAGAATGGCGTAAATATTATTGATGCTGGTGGCACGGGTAGCAACTTAACCTCTATCTGGTTGGTGGTGTGGGGGCAAAATACAGTTCATGGTATTTACCCTAAAGGTTCTAAGGCTGGTCTTGAACAGCAGCACTTAGGGGAAGTAACACTAGATGACGCTGATGGTGGCAAGTACCAAGGTTACCGTACTCATTTCAAATGGAAAAATGGCTTAACTATGCGCGATTGGCGTTATGTGGTTCGTATCGCTAACGTTGACCTGTCTAAGTTAACCAAAGATCCAGAAGCAACAGGTGCTATCGACTTACCTGACTTACTGATTCAAGCGATTGAGAAAATCCCTAATCTGTCTATGGGTAAACCTGTTTTCTATTGCAATCAGCAGGTTCGTAGCTGGATGCGCCGCCAGATTAAAAACTCAAAGAACGTCAATATTTCTATGCAAGAAGTTGCAGGGAAGAAGGTTGTTTCTTTTGATGAAATCCCTGTGCGCCGTACCGATGCAATTCTCACAACTGAGGATCAGGTGGTCGCTAAGTAAGGCTGGCCTATTGTGCGGTACCTGAATGGGTACCGCTAACTTAATTTTGTTGGGAGTTCGCAACATGATTTTAGATAAAGAAACTCTATTTTCTCTCGACCAAGCAGTGACCGCATCAGCGACTGCAACCAGTATCATTGACCTAACGCCAGTTAAAGGTGATTTCCGTGATATCGGTATTGGTGAGCCGTTGCAGCTGTTTGCACAGGTTACTGAGCAAGCCACAGCGGCAGGTGAAGCCAAAGTACAAATCGTACTGGAAACATCAGCAGATAAAGCGTTTACAACGCCTGTTGCTATCTTCCAGTCATTTGCTATGCCAATTGCAGACCTGAACGCAGGTAAGCGCATTATCGGTACAGTTCCGCATGGTGTTATTAAGTATCTGCGTCTGCGTTACGTTGTAACAGATGGTCCATTAACTGCAGGTAAATTTACAGCGGGTATCGTACTTAACACTGATGCTCATCCTATCTACAACGCCGTAACTAATTAAGGTGTGACATGTCACGATATAAAGTTTTGAAAAAATCATTTATCGCTGGTCGTCTGCTTGAAGTTGGTGAAGAGGTTGAATACAGCGGTATTGCTGGCAGCAACTTAAAGTTGATTGGTGGTGATGATGCTAAACCTGATACTGGCGCTTTGGTTGATGGGGCTGGTGGTGATACTGGTGAGGTTGTAACCAATACCGCTATTAGTGGCTCAGGCGATACGGTCGATTCTAGCCTTGAAGCTTTGCGCGAACAGTACACACAGCTATTTGGCAAAGCACCTCATCACAATATGGGTGCAGATAAAATGCGCACAGCGATAGATGAAAGACGTAAAGAATTAGCGATTTAACTTTCGCGTTAAAGGGGGCGAAAGCCCCTTTTTCTTTTGGAGATACAGACAATGAAAATGGTCAACTTAAAAATTAGCACAGAAACTTTTGAGAATTCCAAAGGTGAGAGCGAAACACGTGATGAATATCCTTACGGGCTAACTCTTTATTTGGACAATGAAACGTTAGAAAAGCTAGGCGCAACCATCCCTGATGTTGGTGAATCAATTGAATTGTCTGGTATAGCCAAAATTAAATCTAAACGTACCGATGAGCGTGAAGGCAAAAAAACAACATCAGTTGATTTGCAGATAACGGATCTGGCCTTGGGTTCAGGTGATGCCAAATCGGCGGCAGATGTTTTGTTTGATGGGGGTGAGTAATGGCCTCAGAAATAGAAATCTGCAACTTGGCACTTAGCCGCATTGGTAACAGCCGATTCATTAACAGCCTTAGCGAAAAAAGCAAAGAAGCCGAGCAATGCAATCTACACTTCAATCATTGCCGTGATACTACGCTCTCTGATTTTCCGTGGAACTTCGCCAGCAAGCGCGTTGCTTTGGCTGATACAAATAACCCGCCACCAGACTGGAAGTTTGCTTACAGCTACCCAACCGACTGTTTAAAAGCAATAGCCATTATTCAATCTGGCCAGAAATACCCTCAACCACATAATGCAATTAATTTCTTGGTGGGTTCGGATGCTGACGGCACTGGGAAGCTGATTTACTGCGACCAACCACAAGCGTGGTTGCAATACACTGCGTCAGTCACTGATGTGAATATGTTTGATTCGCTATTCATTGATGCACTGGCATGGAAGCTTGCTAGCGAACTGGCACGCCCATTGGCTTCAAATTCTGGTATGGGTAATGAAGCACTACAGATTTACACCATGGCGATTGCTAACGCTGGTGCTCATTCCCTTGATGAATCATCAGAGCCTAACGACTACATGGATCCATTCACCGAAGCGAGGTTATCGTAATGGCCTATAGCATCATTCAACCGAGTTTTAGCGGTGGCGAAATTGCACCTAGCCTTTATGGGCGTATTGACCTAGCAAAATACTCTACCGCTTTACGTAAGTGTGAAAACTTTCTTGTGCGTCAATATGGCGGTATTGAAAATAGACCAGGAACTAAGTTTATTGCGGCGGCAAAATACCCTAACAAAAAATGCCGCCTGATCCCGTTCCAGTTCAGCACAGTGCAAACTTACGCCCTTGAAATGGGTGATAAGTACATGCGTGTGATTAAAGATGGTGGTCAGGTACTTTATGCAGATGGTGAGCACAAAGGCGAAATATTCGAACTGGCAACACCATACAAAGAAGCTGACTTATTTAATTTGAAATTTACACAGTCAGCAGACGTAATGACAATCGTACATGCTGATTATCCACCGATGGAACTACAGCGCTATGATCATGATGATTGGAAACTAGTTCCTGTTGAAACCCGCAATGGGCCATTCGAAGATATCAATACGGATAAAGAGCGTAAGTTATATGTTAGCGCCAGTACAGGTGATGTAACACTGACTGCAACGCATAATATCTTTGGTGCTGAATTAGTCGGTAAGCAAATTTATATTGAACAGCAAGCGATTGATGCTGTGCCAGTATGGGAAACAGACAAGACGACTAACATAAATGATCAACGCCGTGCTGGTGCGAATTACTACCGTGCTAATACTGCAGGTAAAAGTGGCACGTTAAGGCCGTCACACACAGAGGGTATGAGCTGGGATGGTTGGGGCGGTGATGCTGGGATCCAGTGGGAGTACCTTCACAGTGGTTTCGGTATCGTTAAAATAAATTCAGTCAGTACCGATGGATTAACGGCAACGGGTAAAGTTGTTTCGTGCATACCATCAAATGCTGTAGGTGAAGAAAACGCTACATATAAGTGGGCGCGTTCGGTCTGGAATGATGTAGACGGCTACCCAAGCACTGTTATGTATTATCAGCAGCGCTTATTTTTTGCTGGCTCTCGTGCTTATCCCCAAACGATTTGGGCTAGTCGTAGTGGGGACTATAAAGACTTTGGCAAGAATAACCCAATTCAAGATGATGACCGTATCATTTACACCTATGCAGGACGACAAGTTAATGAAATTCGTCACTTAATTGATGTGGGTTCGCTGGTGGCCTTAACGTCTGGCGGTGAGTATCAAATTACTGGGGATCAGAACAAAGTATTAACGCCTAGTAGCTTCTCTTTTTCTTCACAAGGTGCCAATGGCTGTAGTGATGTTCCACCAATTGCCGTTGCCAATATTGCTTTGTACATCCAAGAAAAAGGTAGCGCAGTGCGTGACCTAGCGTATTCATTCGATGTTGACGGGTACCAAGGTACCGATTTAACCATCATGGCTAATCACCTATTTCAACGCCACCAGATTATTGATTGGGCGTTTTCTATCGTTCCTTACTCAATCGCTTGGTGTATTCGCGATGATGGTAAATTGCTTTCATTGACGTACCTCAGAGAGCAGCAAGTATTTGCTTGGGCACCACAAGAGACTGACGGGCAATTTGAATCAACCTGCAGCGTCAGTGAAGGTAATGAGGATGCGGTTTACTTCATTGTGTGCCGTAAAGTTGGTGGCGGTACTGTGCGTTACATAGAGCGCTTAAGCAGTCGTCTATTTACTAAGACCGAGGACGCTTTCTTTGTTGATTCTGGTCTAAGTTATGACGGCAGAAATAAAGATGAATCCAGCACTGTACACCTAACCACAGTCGATAATTGGACGTATGAAGGGGATATTACCTTAACCGCCAGCAATGCCATTTATAAAGATAGTGATATCGGTAACGCTATTCACTTGCCTTACTTTGAAGACGATGAAAACAAAACGTTACGTTGTGAAATTACCGAGTTTATTAATACTCATGCGGTGCGGGTAACGCCTAATCGTGATGTGCCTGAATTACTACAGGAT
The window above is part of the Providencia sp. R33 genome. Proteins encoded here:
- a CDS encoding terminase small subunit — protein: MTTKKPRKPPARKPTPLNAQMERFCQEYIKAPDNQTDAALAAGYAEVSACKRASQLMKDPRVIDRIAQLMQQRNKRKKLDADSVLERLVNMLDADIADILTNTGDIKPIKDWPAVWRKSINAFEIAVIDERVTVKKVKLLDKLRVLEMVGKHVDVNAFRERYQVDVTISLADKLAAARKRATGGEQ
- a CDS encoding terminase translates to MIDTMSPEEQLINDIGMFTHDPLSYALYAFPWGEAGTELENANGPRQWQAEALNEIGEHLRNPETRHQPLQLARASGHGIGKSAFISMIIKWGMDTCEDCKVVVTANTENQLRTKTWPEIAKWQRLSITKDWFTCTKTAIYSNDPNHANAWRADAVPWSENNTEAFAGLHNQGKRIILIFDEASNIADLVWEVAEGALTDENTEIIWIAFGNPTRNTGRFRECFRKFKHRWKTKQIDSRTVEGTNKEQIDKWIEDRGEDSDFVKVRVRGIFPSTSETQFIPTGLTDAAMKRTVTQAEVSHAPIIIGVDPAYSGDDDAVIYMRQGLHSKCLWTGNKTTDDMVMAKRIADFEDQYGADAVHIDYGYGTGIYSIGTGWGRDWQLVQFGSASTDPQMLNKRGEMYSSAKIWLKIGGALDDQETADDLSVAEYKVRVDGKIVLEPKEEIKKRIGRSPGKGDAFVLTFAYPVTKKERNNISISSQGSHVVSDADYDPYA
- a CDS encoding portal protein, which encodes MSLKQDLLKQLSQLKNERQSFEPHWKELAEYTRPRSTRFNTSEVNRGDRRNTKIIDQEAAKSERTLSSGMMSGITSPARKWFRLATPDPDMMNYSPVKMWLEVVEQRMNEVFNRSNIYQSLPQTYSDIGTFATSALAVLEDNERVIRTVPFPIGSYYIANGPDLTVDTCFREFSMTVRQLVMEFGLDNVSEQVKSLWDSGNYSQWITVIHSVYPNLNRISGKLDAKNKLFKSVYFEMGGDSERVLRESGFDEFPIMAPRWEVNGEDVYGSSCPGMIALGSVKALQLLQRRKAQQIDKVTNPPMQAPASIKNQRISLVPGGITYLPMAGADQMIKPIFQVQADINGLIADIGDTRNQIKEAYFSDLFMMLQNINTRSMPVEAVIEMKEEKLLMLGPVLQRLDSELLDKLINRTFAIMARKNLLPVPPEEMQGMQLKVEYISVMAQAQKSVGVSSIERFVGFVGGLAQMKPEALDKLNTDEMIDNYAESIGVSPTIVSSNDQVAAIRQQRAEQQQQMQQMQMAQEAISGAQALGNTPMDDNSALAALAGGSQ
- a CDS encoding Bbp19 family protein; translated protein: MTKFDDYTEEEKAEIQADLELKDKLRKEREDDDLKQVMSTEYGRRFIWKTLSASGVFEVSFTPDPYITSFNEGRRNKGLELFNDVMSVCPDLYLVMAEEAKEQENNQ
- a CDS encoding peptidase; translation: MNLFQRLVFRRLCNEVSVDGGESAAATTTETTAVKTETSTTGDQTTTTGTETDKANDTSSTKQEGDDNKPVSAAPEKYEFTAGKDQELDTAAVAAFEPIARELGLSNEQAQKIVDVYGSTIMPQLVKQQADEWQKQVTGWAETVNADKEGLGSTESIGNAQKALDQFGSPELKSYLVETGLGNHPELVRVFSKIGKAMSEDGFVSGSSENARSAADVLFGDSK
- a CDS encoding major capsid protein codes for the protein MPQALTLADWAKRQDPNSKQAKIVELLNQSNEILDDMVFSEGNLPTGHRTTVRTGLPEATWRMLNYGVPPSKSTTAQVTDSIGMLETYSEVDKELADMNGNTGEFLLSEAQAFIESMNQQMAETLFYGDTTVHPQRFTGLAARFNDLGAKNGVNIIDAGGTGSNLTSIWLVVWGQNTVHGIYPKGSKAGLEQQHLGEVTLDDADGGKYQGYRTHFKWKNGLTMRDWRYVVRIANVDLSKLTKDPEATGAIDLPDLLIQAIEKIPNLSMGKPVFYCNQQVRSWMRRQIKNSKNVNISMQEVAGKKVVSFDEIPVRRTDAILTTEDQVVAK
- a CDS encoding Bbp16 family capsid cement protein; the protein is MILDKETLFSLDQAVTASATATSIIDLTPVKGDFRDIGIGEPLQLFAQVTEQATAAGEAKVQIVLETSADKAFTTPVAIFQSFAMPIADLNAGKRIIGTVPHGVIKYLRLRYVVTDGPLTAGKFTAGIVLNTDAHPIYNAVTN
- the gp10 gene encoding capsid staple protein, producing MKMVNLKISTETFENSKGESETRDEYPYGLTLYLDNETLEKLGATIPDVGESIELSGIAKIKSKRTDEREGKKTTSVDLQITDLALGSGDAKSAADVLFDGGE